The Halogranum gelatinilyticum genome includes a window with the following:
- a CDS encoding glutamate-cysteine ligase family protein, with translation MPPHQSEPIRRSIEVEYWVVDDRGKLVEPGEIIDAAEGVEREFVEPMVEIKTTPCETTAELRAELFDRVGTAVERADGLGKRLVPLATPVNHEEIREIESDRTRIQNQVVGDAFQYVRHCAGTHIHVEQQPGRAADQLNTLVALDPALALVNSSRYFRGGRLAAGARSKLYRWMAYDDVPHQGRLWPYIDDTEEWTRRLERRYEDFTTAALDAGVGRRALQSAFDAESAVWTPVQLRSEFGTVEWRSPDTALPSQVAQLADDVVDVVEHACDTSVRIDGQTGGRVNDEVVLPEFATVVDHVDSAIRDGLSSEQVRAYLDRMGFDVDAYSPLAPEIDREGRVSAEEAREIRLEYADRLSAEVRQKEPLAAD, from the coding sequence GTGCCACCACACCAATCAGAGCCGATACGACGGAGTATCGAAGTAGAGTACTGGGTTGTCGACGACCGTGGGAAACTCGTCGAGCCCGGTGAGATCATCGATGCAGCCGAGGGTGTCGAACGCGAGTTCGTCGAACCGATGGTCGAGATCAAGACGACACCGTGCGAGACGACGGCCGAGTTGCGGGCGGAGCTGTTCGACCGGGTCGGGACGGCGGTCGAGCGGGCCGACGGCCTCGGGAAGCGGCTCGTCCCGCTCGCGACGCCGGTGAACCACGAGGAGATCCGAGAGATCGAGAGCGACCGGACACGGATTCAGAACCAAGTCGTCGGCGACGCGTTCCAGTACGTTCGCCACTGCGCCGGGACACACATCCACGTCGAGCAGCAGCCGGGCCGTGCGGCCGACCAGTTGAACACGCTCGTCGCGCTCGACCCGGCACTGGCACTCGTCAACTCGTCGCGCTACTTCCGCGGCGGGCGGCTGGCGGCCGGTGCCCGCTCGAAACTCTACCGGTGGATGGCCTACGACGACGTGCCTCACCAGGGACGCCTCTGGCCGTACATCGACGACACCGAGGAGTGGACCCGCCGACTCGAACGGCGGTACGAGGACTTCACCACGGCCGCGCTGGACGCCGGTGTCGGTCGGCGTGCACTGCAGTCGGCGTTCGACGCGGAGAGTGCCGTGTGGACCCCGGTCCAGCTCCGGTCGGAGTTCGGGACCGTCGAGTGGCGTTCGCCCGATACGGCCCTGCCGAGTCAAGTCGCCCAACTCGCCGACGACGTAGTGGACGTCGTCGAACACGCCTGCGACACGAGCGTGCGTATCGACGGACAGACCGGCGGGCGCGTCAACGACGAGGTCGTACTCCCCGAGTTCGCGACGGTGGTCGACCACGTCGACAGCGCCATCCGTGATGGCCTGTCCTCGGAACAGGTCCGGGCGTATCTCGACCGGATGGGATTCGACGTCGACGCCTACAGCCCCCTCGCACCCGAGATCGACCGCGAGGGACGGGTCTCGGCCGAGGAGGCCAGAGAGATCCGGCTCGAATACGCCGACCGACTGTCGGCCGAGGTGCGGCAGAAGGAGCCACTCGCGGCCGACTGA
- a CDS encoding haloacid dehalogenase type II, whose product MPFTPDAVSTLTFDSYSTLVDVDAAEQALAARVDDPEPVSKLWRARSLEYTFVGNQIDRYQPFYEINRDALQYALDVHGVDISEEERDEILAVYHELDVFDDVRDGIERLRDAGYDCYVVSNGNPEMLASMVDHADIGDLIEDTISADEVETFKPDAELYRHAAARTGTPIGEIAHVTAGWFDVMGAQHAGMQAVWVDRKGTPYETFGDDPDLTVETFDDLAEALGV is encoded by the coding sequence ATGCCGTTCACCCCCGACGCCGTCTCGACGCTCACGTTCGACTCCTACAGCACGCTCGTCGACGTCGACGCCGCCGAACAGGCACTCGCGGCGCGCGTCGACGACCCCGAACCCGTCTCGAAACTGTGGCGGGCGCGCTCCTTGGAGTACACCTTCGTCGGCAACCAGATCGACCGCTATCAGCCGTTCTACGAGATCAACCGCGACGCGCTCCAGTACGCGCTGGACGTTCACGGAGTCGACATCAGCGAGGAGGAACGCGACGAGATTCTGGCCGTCTACCACGAACTCGACGTCTTCGACGACGTGCGTGACGGCATCGAACGCCTGCGCGACGCTGGCTACGACTGCTACGTCGTCTCGAACGGCAATCCCGAGATGCTGGCGTCGATGGTTGACCACGCCGACATCGGCGACCTCATAGAGGATACGATCAGTGCCGACGAGGTGGAGACGTTCAAACCCGACGCGGAACTGTACCGCCACGCCGCCGCGCGGACGGGAACCCCCATCGGCGAGATCGCCCACGTCACCGCGGGCTGGTTCGACGTCATGGGTGCTCAACACGCCGGAATGCAGGCCGTCTGGGTCGATCGGAAGGGGACGCCCTACGAGACGTTCGGCGACGACCCGGACCTGACGGTCGAGACCTTCGACGACCTGGCCGAGGCACTCGGTGTCTGA
- a CDS encoding extracellular solute-binding protein yields MARTRRQILRVAGGGLGLTAAGAVGFRATRGDATGDTAADDVDALVAGSLLVLADSVPGATVEAHGSLTVRNLVVDGARDPDVLALADPTLFEGIADEVTLFATNALVIAYNPDSAAADAIATDWREALARDDVRIGRTDPKADPLGYRTVFALDLADRPDLLEHSSIFPETALMQTLETGKLDAAFVYRNMAVEHDLPFVELPPELDFSDPAFADEYAQASLDLPGRTVRGAPIRYGATALTDAGESWLDALVSDTDRLREHGFTVPESYPASARTPPGGRSD; encoded by the coding sequence GTGGCGCGAACGAGACGACAGATCCTCCGGGTCGCAGGCGGCGGTCTCGGCCTCACCGCGGCCGGAGCCGTGGGATTCCGGGCGACTCGTGGCGACGCGACCGGCGATACCGCTGCCGACGACGTCGACGCGCTCGTCGCCGGGAGCCTGCTCGTCCTCGCCGACAGCGTCCCCGGCGCGACCGTCGAGGCCCACGGCAGTCTGACCGTCCGCAACCTCGTCGTCGACGGCGCGCGCGACCCCGACGTGCTCGCGCTCGCCGACCCGACGCTCTTCGAGGGCATCGCCGACGAGGTGACGCTCTTCGCGACGAACGCGCTCGTCATCGCCTACAATCCCGACTCCGCCGCCGCCGACGCCATCGCGACGGACTGGCGCGAGGCACTCGCCCGCGACGACGTCCGCATCGGCCGCACGGACCCGAAAGCCGACCCGCTCGGCTACCGCACCGTCTTCGCGCTGGACCTCGCCGACCGGCCGGATCTCCTCGAACACTCCTCGATATTCCCGGAGACGGCACTGATGCAGACGCTGGAGACCGGCAAACTCGACGCCGCGTTCGTCTACCGCAACATGGCCGTCGAACACGACCTCCCCTTCGTCGAGCTTCCGCCGGAACTCGACTTCTCGGACCCTGCGTTCGCCGACGAGTACGCGCAGGCGAGTCTCGACCTTCCCGGCCGGACGGTCCGCGGCGCGCCGATCCGCTACGGGGCGACGGCGTTGACCGACGCGGGCGAGTCGTGGCTCGACGCGCTGGTCTCCGACACCGACCGGCTCCGCGAACACGGCTTCACCGTCCCCGAATCGTATCCGGCCTCGGCTCGAACGCCACCGGGCGGCCGCTCCGACTGA
- a CDS encoding site-2 protease family protein — protein MRSFTVVRLWGIPIRVNLSLVVFLPVLAWLVGSGGQIALYASVIDRFAPQPVDVAALTVGWTPWLVGSLAALGLFAGVTVHELGHALVARRYGLHTESITLWIFGGLARFDRIPREWDREFWIALAGPATSVLVGVACAGLVQVVPGRFPVAVFVAGWLAVVNVTLALFNLLPAFPMDGGRVLRALLARNRPYGVATRIAASLGVTFALVFAVLGVLLFNPVLILVALFVYSAAKSEARVTVLDDLLDGLSVADVMDPVTTTLGPDDTVATLVTTMLSRHRLSVPVVDDTGVVGVVRLEDLRDLPRDAYETTRLDDLVVAEPPVRVDAAADAFETLVDLGQRGVDDALVESGGEVVGTVSQGSFFAAIEIQRELRRSV, from the coding sequence ATGCGGAGTTTCACGGTCGTGCGGCTGTGGGGGATCCCCATCCGGGTCAACCTCTCGCTCGTCGTCTTCCTCCCGGTCCTCGCGTGGCTCGTCGGCAGTGGCGGGCAGATCGCCCTCTATGCGAGTGTCATCGACCGGTTCGCCCCCCAGCCCGTCGACGTCGCGGCACTCACTGTCGGCTGGACACCGTGGCTCGTCGGCTCGCTCGCCGCGCTCGGTCTCTTCGCGGGCGTCACGGTCCACGAACTCGGCCACGCGCTGGTCGCGCGTCGCTACGGTCTCCACACCGAGTCGATCACGCTCTGGATATTCGGGGGGTTGGCCCGCTTCGACCGCATCCCCCGCGAGTGGGACCGCGAGTTCTGGATCGCACTGGCCGGCCCGGCCACGAGCGTCCTCGTGGGTGTCGCTTGCGCCGGTCTCGTCCAGGTCGTCCCCGGGCGGTTTCCGGTGGCCGTCTTCGTCGCGGGCTGGCTCGCCGTCGTCAACGTGACGCTCGCGCTGTTCAACCTCCTGCCCGCGTTTCCGATGGACGGCGGGCGGGTGCTGCGGGCACTCCTCGCCCGGAACCGCCCCTACGGCGTCGCCACCCGCATCGCCGCCAGCCTCGGCGTCACCTTCGCGCTCGTCTTCGCCGTCCTCGGCGTCCTCCTGTTCAATCCGGTGCTCATCCTCGTCGCGCTGTTCGTCTACAGCGCGGCCAAGAGCGAGGCGCGGGTGACCGTCCTCGACGACCTGCTCGACGGGCTGTCCGTCGCCGACGTGATGGACCCCGTGACGACGACGCTCGGTCCCGACGACACGGTGGCGACGCTCGTGACGACGATGCTCAGCCGCCACCGACTCTCGGTGCCAGTCGTCGACGACACGGGGGTCGTCGGCGTCGTCCGCCTCGAGGACCTCCGGGACCTGCCGCGGGACGCGTACGAGACGACCCGCCTCGACGACCTCGTCGTCGCCGAACCCCCCGTCCGCGTCGACGCCGCGGCCGACGCCTTCGAGACGCTCGTCGACCTCGGGCAGCGCGGTGTCGACGACGCGCTCGTCGAGTCGGGGGGCGAGGTCGTCGGCACCGTCTCGCAAGGCTCGTTCTTCGCCGCAATCGAGATTCAGCGCGAACTCCGTCGGTCGGTGTGA
- a CDS encoding YqjF family protein, with the protein MVPLEMGWRHLLFENWPVDPDVMDAHLPPGLDADTYDGSAWLSVVPFTNVAVRPKGVPEAFGIRLPELNVRTYVTRDGVPSVYFFSLDAQGVSSVVGARLFHHLPYYYARISLQVEADRVRFRSRRLHPGSRPAHYEATYWPTGAPVAAPDDPFTEFLVERYRFYTEAQDGSMRYTDVDHEPWTLYLAAADVTTDTLLASHGFRTPDADPVYHYSPGLDVVTSRSKRL; encoded by the coding sequence ATGGTCCCGCTGGAGATGGGGTGGCGACACCTCCTGTTCGAGAATTGGCCGGTCGACCCCGACGTGATGGACGCCCATCTCCCGCCGGGACTCGACGCCGACACGTACGACGGGTCGGCGTGGCTCTCGGTCGTCCCCTTCACCAACGTCGCCGTCCGGCCGAAGGGCGTCCCCGAGGCGTTCGGTATCCGGCTCCCCGAACTCAACGTCCGGACGTACGTCACCCGCGACGGCGTCCCCAGCGTCTACTTCTTCAGTCTCGACGCCCAGGGCGTGTCGAGCGTCGTCGGCGCGCGGCTGTTCCACCATCTGCCGTACTACTACGCCCGCATCTCATTGCAAGTCGAAGCGGACCGCGTCCGGTTCCGCAGCCGACGGCTCCACCCCGGCTCGCGGCCCGCCCACTACGAGGCGACCTACTGGCCGACAGGCGCGCCGGTCGCCGCCCCCGACGACCCCTTCACCGAGTTTCTCGTCGAACGCTACCGCTTCTACACGGAGGCACAGGACGGTTCGATGCGGTACACCGACGTCGACCACGAGCCGTGGACGCTGTATCTGGCAGCCGCCGACGTGACGACGGACACGCTGCTCGCCTCCCACGGCTTTCGCACGCCGGACGCCGACCCGGTCTACCACTACAGCCCCGGTCTCGACGTGGTTACCTCGCGGAGCAAGCGGCTGTAG
- a CDS encoding ZIP family metal transporter gives MRLFGSNPVVHGLVGGVVIALLNLLGASLVFVWRNPSARAMDGTLGFAAGVMLAASFTSLIIPGIETYSNGNPLPVLFGVALGALFLDRSDKLVPHAHYLLSGRRRADAANPDTDLPVDDERLAGVVLFILAITLHNMPEGLAVGVGFGSGDLETAIPLMLAIGIQNIPEGLAVSVAAINAGLDKRFYAAFAGIRSGVVEIPLAVLGAYAVQTVSALLPYAMGFAAGAMLFVISDEIVPETHAKGHERVATLGTIFGVIVMLYLDISLG, from the coding sequence ATGCGACTGTTCGGCTCGAACCCGGTCGTCCACGGACTGGTCGGTGGGGTCGTCATCGCGCTGCTCAACCTCCTGGGCGCGTCGCTGGTCTTCGTCTGGCGGAATCCCTCGGCGCGGGCGATGGACGGGACGCTCGGCTTCGCCGCCGGGGTGATGCTCGCCGCGAGCTTCACGAGCCTCATCATCCCCGGCATCGAGACGTACTCCAACGGCAACCCGCTCCCGGTCCTCTTCGGGGTCGCACTCGGCGCGCTCTTCTTGGACCGCTCGGACAAGCTCGTGCCGCACGCGCACTATCTGCTCTCGGGACGGCGTCGGGCGGACGCCGCGAACCCCGATACCGACCTCCCGGTCGACGACGAGCGGCTCGCCGGCGTCGTGCTGTTCATCCTCGCCATCACGCTCCACAACATGCCCGAAGGGCTGGCCGTCGGCGTCGGCTTCGGCAGCGGCGACCTGGAGACGGCCATCCCGCTCATGCTCGCCATCGGTATCCAGAACATCCCTGAGGGATTGGCCGTCTCGGTGGCGGCCATCAACGCCGGACTGGACAAGCGGTTCTACGCCGCGTTCGCGGGCATCCGGTCGGGCGTCGTCGAGATTCCGCTCGCCGTGCTCGGCGCGTACGCGGTCCAGACCGTGTCGGCACTCCTGCCCTACGCGATGGGGTTCGCCGCGGGCGCGATGCTGTTCGTCATCAGCGACGAGATCGTCCCCGAGACCCACGCGAAGGGCCACGAACGCGTCGCGACGCTCGGGACCATCTTCGGCGTCATCGTGATGCTCTATCTCGACATCTCGCTCGGCTAA
- the aglF gene encoding UTP--glucose-1-phosphate uridylyltransferase AglF, with protein sequence MKAVVLAAGEGTRLRPLTEDRPKALVEVDGDPLLTHCFEELRALGAEEFVVVVGYRAEQIIEHYGDEFRGIPITYTHQREQLGLAHALLTVEPHIDDEFMLMLGDNVFRANLDAVVAVQTESDVDAAFLVEEVPFSEASRYGVCVTNDAGEIVDVVEKPEEPPSNLVMTGFYTFSPAIFHACHLVQPSDRGEYELPDAIDLLIRSGRSIRAIPLDGWRIDVGYPENRDEAERRVRAERPTTRQAEAIED encoded by the coding sequence ATGAAAGCCGTCGTGCTCGCAGCAGGAGAGGGAACCCGACTCCGACCCCTGACAGAAGACAGACCGAAGGCACTCGTCGAAGTCGACGGCGACCCGCTTCTCACCCACTGTTTCGAGGAGCTTCGGGCACTCGGTGCCGAGGAGTTCGTCGTCGTCGTCGGCTACCGCGCCGAACAGATCATCGAACACTACGGTGACGAGTTCAGGGGAATCCCCATCACCTACACCCACCAGCGCGAGCAACTCGGTCTCGCGCACGCCCTGTTGACCGTCGAACCCCACATCGACGATGAGTTCATGCTGATGCTCGGCGACAACGTCTTCCGGGCGAACCTCGACGCCGTCGTCGCGGTCCAGACGGAGTCGGACGTCGACGCCGCCTTCCTCGTCGAGGAGGTCCCGTTCTCGGAGGCCTCGCGCTACGGCGTCTGCGTCACCAACGACGCGGGCGAAATCGTCGACGTGGTCGAGAAGCCCGAGGAGCCGCCGTCGAATCTCGTGATGACGGGGTTCTACACCTTCTCACCGGCTATCTTCCACGCCTGCCATCTCGTCCAGCCCTCCGACCGCGGCGAGTACGAACTGCCGGACGCCATCGACCTCCTGATTCGCAGTGGTCGGTCGATCCGCGCCATCCCGCTGGACGGCTGGCGGATCGACGTGGGCTACCCCGAGAACCGTGACGAGGCCGAACGCCGGGTTCGTGCCGAACGGCCCACAACGCGGCAGGCCGAAGCGATAGAGGACTGA
- the glmM gene encoding phosphoglucosamine mutase, which yields MFGTSGIRGPVGTTVTAELALRIGRAVANGADTVVIGQDVRTSGGLLADAVSVGLRECGVDVIRLGVASTPTIARSVGWLDADLGIAVTASHNPAPDNGLKFWNPSGQAFDRAQSRKIVTDVIGNGHRVADWDAFGTERVVDDAADRHVAHLVDSFEPMDVPVVVDLGNGTGRVTVDALYELGCTVDTLNAQPDGRFPSRRSEPTAETCHRLRETVAATDALFGIAHDGDSDRMVAVTDDGTFVPGDALLALFGREAVSEGDLVAVPIDTSLLVSDIVSGVGGEVVYTPVGDVHIAARATDPDVVFGGEPSGAWIWPHETLCPDGHYAACKLASLVSCEGSLSGLLAGFDGYTTKRENLRLDNPDRVMDGVVGRVLSEYDTVTATDGVRVDTDDGWFLVRASGTEPLIRLTAEAQDPERATELLEEARSLVSTARVRV from the coding sequence ATGTTTGGAACGAGCGGGATCAGGGGTCCCGTCGGAACGACCGTCACCGCTGAGCTAGCCCTCCGTATCGGCCGCGCCGTCGCCAACGGTGCTGATACCGTCGTCATCGGCCAGGACGTCCGGACGAGCGGCGGCCTCCTCGCCGACGCCGTCAGCGTCGGCCTGCGGGAGTGCGGCGTCGACGTGATTCGACTCGGTGTCGCCTCCACGCCCACTATCGCCCGCAGCGTCGGCTGGCTGGACGCGGACCTCGGCATCGCCGTCACCGCCTCGCACAACCCCGCGCCCGACAACGGGCTGAAGTTCTGGAACCCCTCCGGGCAGGCGTTCGACCGGGCACAGAGTCGAAAGATCGTCACCGACGTCATCGGAAACGGCCACCGCGTCGCCGACTGGGACGCCTTCGGCACCGAACGCGTCGTCGACGACGCCGCCGACCGCCACGTCGCCCATCTCGTCGACAGCTTCGAGCCGATGGACGTGCCAGTGGTCGTCGACCTCGGTAACGGCACGGGCCGCGTCACGGTCGACGCGCTGTACGAACTCGGCTGCACCGTCGACACGCTGAACGCCCAGCCCGACGGCCGGTTCCCCTCCCGCAGGAGCGAGCCGACCGCCGAGACCTGCCACCGGCTCCGCGAGACAGTCGCCGCCACCGACGCCCTCTTCGGCATCGCCCACGACGGCGACTCCGACCGGATGGTCGCCGTGACCGACGACGGCACGTTCGTCCCCGGCGACGCGCTCCTCGCGCTGTTCGGCCGCGAGGCGGTCTCGGAGGGCGACCTCGTCGCCGTCCCCATCGACACCAGCCTGCTCGTCAGCGACATCGTCAGCGGCGTCGGCGGCGAGGTCGTCTACACGCCCGTCGGCGATGTCCACATCGCCGCGCGTGCGACCGACCCGGACGTCGTCTTCGGCGGCGAACCCAGCGGCGCGTGGATCTGGCCCCACGAGACGCTCTGCCCCGACGGCCACTACGCGGCCTGCAAGCTCGCCAGTCTCGTCTCCTGTGAGGGGTCGCTCTCCGGGCTCCTGGCGGGCTTCGACGGCTACACGACGAAACGTGAGAACCTCCGCCTCGACAACCCCGACCGTGTGATGGACGGCGTCGTCGGCCGCGTGCTCTCGGAGTACGACACGGTGACGGCGACCGACGGCGTCCGCGTCGACACCGACGACGGCTGGTTCCTCGTCCGCGCCAGCGGGACGGAGCCGTTGATTCGACTGACTGCGGAGGCTCAAGACCCGGAGCGGGCGACGGAACTCTTAGAGGAGGCGCGCTCGCTCGTCAGCACGGCGCGGGTCCGAGTCTAA
- a CDS encoding HalOD1 output domain-containing protein has translation MGGFSDDWDDGDATSSRSTHETAYEWSESVSLAVVDAVAAVTGRQPTALPPLADCIETDALDALFGSPPDGTTPRLLTFRYAGCTVTVGGDGCLSITLVEEVRGVAHTD, from the coding sequence ATGGGAGGATTCAGCGACGACTGGGACGACGGTGACGCGACGAGCAGCCGCTCAACGCACGAAACGGCGTACGAGTGGAGCGAGTCGGTGAGCCTCGCCGTCGTCGACGCGGTCGCGGCCGTCACGGGCCGTCAACCGACCGCCCTGCCCCCGCTGGCGGACTGTATCGAGACGGACGCACTTGACGCGCTCTTCGGGTCACCGCCGGACGGGACGACGCCCCGTCTGCTGACTTTCCGGTATGCGGGCTGTACGGTGACCGTCGGCGGCGACGGCTGCCTCTCGATCACACTCGTCGAAGAAGTACGGGGCGTGGCCCACACGGACTAA
- the aglM gene encoding UDP-glucose 6-dehydrogenase AglM — MKVSIIGSGYVGTTLAACLADLGHTVTAIDVDESVVDRINAGEAPIHEPGLADLVAEHAGNRLRATTDYAAVRDTDVTFIALPTPSRKDGSIDTSLVEMGTESLGEALREKDGEHLVVVKSTVVPGTTAERVAPVLVEASGKQLGEGIDVAMNPEFLREGHAVSDFLDPDKIVFGAEREAAFATLRELYRPLTETTDTHVVETGLNEAEIIKYANNAFLAAKISLMNELGNICKEYGIDAYEVADAIGLDDRIGSQFLNSGVGWGGSCFPKDVAALIAAADEVGYDAQLLKAAVAVNDRQPERLLSLLDDHGDVAGQRVAVLGLSFKPGTDDIRESRAIPVIQGLLDRGADVVGYDPVAADRMRERFPDITYADSAAEALRDAHGAVVVTDWDEFAALDEEFDTMARPVVVDGRHVVGRREGLTYEGLTW; from the coding sequence GTGAAGGTCAGCATCATCGGCAGTGGCTACGTCGGCACGACGCTCGCGGCGTGTCTGGCGGACCTCGGCCACACGGTCACCGCAATCGACGTCGACGAGTCGGTCGTCGACCGAATCAACGCCGGCGAGGCCCCCATCCACGAACCCGGTCTCGCCGACCTCGTCGCCGAACACGCGGGCAACCGGCTCCGCGCGACGACGGACTACGCGGCCGTCCGCGACACCGACGTGACGTTCATCGCGCTGCCGACGCCCTCCCGCAAGGACGGCAGCATCGACACGAGCCTCGTCGAGATGGGGACGGAGTCGCTCGGGGAGGCACTCCGCGAGAAGGACGGCGAACATCTCGTCGTCGTCAAGAGTACCGTCGTCCCCGGAACGACCGCCGAGCGGGTCGCGCCCGTCCTGGTCGAAGCCAGCGGCAAGCAGTTGGGCGAGGGAATCGATGTCGCGATGAACCCCGAATTTCTGCGAGAGGGCCACGCCGTCTCTGACTTCCTCGATCCCGACAAGATCGTCTTCGGGGCGGAGCGCGAGGCGGCGTTCGCCACGCTCCGAGAACTCTACCGCCCGCTGACGGAGACGACGGACACTCACGTCGTCGAAACAGGCTTGAACGAAGCGGAGATCATCAAATACGCCAACAACGCCTTCCTCGCGGCGAAGATCAGCCTGATGAACGAGTTGGGCAACATCTGCAAGGAGTACGGCATCGACGCCTACGAGGTCGCCGACGCCATCGGACTCGACGACCGCATCGGCTCGCAGTTCCTGAACTCCGGTGTGGGCTGGGGCGGGTCGTGCTTCCCGAAGGACGTCGCGGCACTGATCGCCGCCGCAGACGAGGTCGGCTACGACGCCCAACTGCTGAAGGCCGCCGTCGCCGTCAACGACCGCCAGCCCGAGCGGCTCCTCTCCCTGCTCGACGACCATGGCGACGTCGCGGGGCAGCGCGTGGCGGTGCTCGGCCTGTCGTTCAAGCCCGGCACCGACGACATCCGCGAGTCGCGAGCCATCCCGGTCATCCAGGGACTGCTCGACCGCGGTGCCGACGTCGTCGGCTACGACCCCGTCGCGGCCGACCGGATGCGCGAGCGGTTCCCCGACATCACGTACGCCGACAGCGCGGCCGAGGCGTTGCGGGACGCCCACGGGGCCGTCGTCGTCACCGACTGGGACGAGTTCGCGGCGTTGGACGAGGAGTTCGACACCATGGCGCGACCCGTGGTCGTCGACGGCCGCCACGTTGTCGGGCGTCGCGAGGGACTGACGTACGAGGGGTTGACCTGGTAA
- a CDS encoding guanosine monophosphate reductase produces the protein MMDVRTGLSYGDVLLIPQRSPVDSRSDVDLTSQLTPSVELDTPLVSAAMDTVTEAELATTLSELGGIGTIHRFLSIEEQAAQVRRVEQAGEQVTAAVGINEDYRERAAALVDAGVDALTVDVAHGHMEACLDAVETLDSEFSTDLVVGNVVTPQAVEDLYAAGADAVKVGVGPGSHCTTRQVAGAGTPQLTAVDDCSTTAHDLGITVVADGGIRTSGDAAKALMAGADTVMMGSFFAGTDEAPGAVVDVGEEQFKHSRGMASTAANENRTDKDLTPDADEGVEGLTPYKGPVAPLVEEFLAGIRSGVSYCGGHTVAEAREKAEFIRVAASAQEREGAHQVFLGGDDVETDEQEEAPILQ, from the coding sequence ATCATGGACGTAAGAACCGGACTCTCGTACGGCGACGTACTGTTGATACCGCAACGCTCCCCGGTCGACAGCCGGAGCGACGTGGATCTGACGAGCCAGCTCACGCCGAGCGTCGAACTCGACACGCCGCTCGTGAGCGCGGCGATGGACACCGTGACCGAGGCCGAGTTGGCAACCACGCTCTCGGAACTCGGCGGCATCGGCACTATCCACCGCTTTCTGAGCATCGAAGAACAGGCCGCGCAGGTCCGTCGCGTCGAGCAAGCGGGCGAGCAGGTCACCGCGGCCGTCGGCATCAACGAGGACTACCGCGAGCGAGCCGCCGCGCTCGTCGACGCGGGTGTCGACGCGCTCACCGTCGACGTCGCCCACGGCCACATGGAGGCCTGTCTCGACGCCGTCGAGACGCTCGACAGCGAGTTTTCGACGGATCTCGTCGTCGGCAACGTCGTCACACCGCAGGCGGTCGAAGACCTCTACGCGGCGGGTGCTGACGCCGTCAAGGTCGGCGTCGGTCCCGGCTCGCACTGCACGACCCGGCAGGTCGCTGGCGCGGGCACGCCCCAACTCACGGCGGTCGACGACTGTTCGACCACCGCTCACGACCTCGGAATCACCGTCGTCGCCGACGGCGGGATTCGGACCTCCGGCGACGCCGCGAAGGCACTGATGGCCGGTGCCGACACCGTGATGATGGGCAGTTTCTTCGCCGGCACCGACGAGGCACCCGGCGCGGTCGTCGACGTGGGCGAAGAGCAGTTCAAGCACTCGCGCGGCATGGCCTCCACGGCGGCCAACGAGAACCGGACGGACAAGGACCTCACCCCCGACGCCGACGAGGGCGTCGAAGGCCTGACGCCGTACAAGGGTCCCGTCGCGCCGCTCGTCGAGGAGTTCCTCGCTGGCATCCGCTCGGGCGTCAGCTACTGCGGCGGCCACACGGTCGCCGAGGCCCGCGAGAAGGCAGAGTTCATCCGCGTCGCCGCGAGTGCCCAAGAACGCGAGGGCGCACACCAGGTCTTCCTCGGCGGCGACGATGTCGAGACAGACGAGCAAGAAGAAGCACCTATTCTGCAGTAA